A stretch of Rubinisphaera margarita DNA encodes these proteins:
- a CDS encoding OprO/OprP family phosphate-selective porin — translation MKIRSTLTSLVCCLWAAPAFASPPVPPPPAPASASSPLATATVPSQLVFKNSSDNWLEGLAVRMEESESRIDRLEAQYDQDGQGDPLPGVPAVTTVDEEVLDRLAKLEENWEKMKEAEEKKKQDALKKTTFEVGGRIHWDYWSFAESSEGIDFYENPNPASPAYGKDPEDVWAFRRIRMEFAGDITQTMFWRMQLDFAELEDAAIKDVYIGFRELPYNQSLILGHQKRPIGLDHWNSSRFNIFLERPLIVEAVNEDARRMGIMMHGYNDAESFNWQYGIATLENSAGDRANRGDAGQYGLHARFTGTPWYDCTSGGRGYLHLGIAGMFANPDGDADNMVTNENEGRFRTRLSQRSESRWLDTGRIAGANWYEVLAFETMLNIGSLQLTSEYMNIWMQRDDTTAGTGPDLHFDGYYVQASYFLTGEHIPIDRTDGSIDRIRPFENFFLVERCCGGIGSGWGAWQLAGRYDLLDISDQDIRGGVGQTATLGLNWYWTAYSRMQFNLIYGDIRDHEPVAGYTGGNSLTAGVRFGADF, via the coding sequence GTGAAAATTCGATCTACGTTGACGAGTCTGGTGTGCTGTCTGTGGGCAGCGCCAGCTTTCGCATCGCCGCCGGTCCCTCCGCCGCCGGCGCCTGCTTCCGCTTCTTCTCCGCTGGCGACCGCCACGGTGCCTTCTCAGCTGGTTTTCAAAAACTCCAGTGACAACTGGCTCGAAGGTCTGGCCGTTCGGATGGAAGAATCCGAGTCCCGAATCGACCGCCTCGAAGCTCAGTACGACCAGGACGGGCAGGGGGATCCGCTTCCCGGGGTCCCTGCCGTCACCACGGTTGATGAGGAAGTTCTCGACCGGCTCGCGAAGCTGGAAGAAAACTGGGAGAAGATGAAGGAAGCCGAGGAAAAGAAGAAGCAGGACGCCCTCAAAAAGACCACATTCGAGGTGGGTGGTCGGATTCACTGGGATTACTGGAGCTTCGCCGAATCGAGCGAGGGCATCGACTTCTACGAGAATCCCAATCCGGCTTCTCCCGCCTATGGCAAGGACCCGGAAGATGTCTGGGCCTTCCGTCGAATTCGAATGGAGTTCGCCGGCGATATTACTCAGACCATGTTCTGGCGAATGCAGCTCGACTTCGCTGAACTGGAAGACGCCGCGATCAAAGACGTTTACATCGGCTTCCGCGAGCTTCCGTATAACCAGAGCCTGATTCTCGGTCATCAGAAGCGACCAATCGGCCTGGATCACTGGAACAGCAGCCGGTTCAACATTTTCCTCGAACGTCCGCTGATCGTGGAAGCCGTGAACGAAGATGCCCGCCGGATGGGGATCATGATGCACGGCTACAACGACGCCGAGTCGTTCAACTGGCAATACGGGATCGCCACGCTGGAAAACTCCGCTGGCGACCGCGCAAACCGCGGGGATGCCGGCCAATACGGCCTCCACGCCCGATTCACCGGAACTCCCTGGTACGACTGCACCTCCGGCGGTCGCGGCTATCTGCACCTGGGCATCGCGGGGATGTTCGCCAATCCCGATGGCGACGCCGATAATATGGTCACCAATGAAAATGAAGGCCGCTTCCGCACCCGTCTCTCGCAGCGATCGGAATCCCGCTGGCTCGACACGGGACGCATCGCGGGAGCCAACTGGTATGAAGTGCTGGCGTTCGAAACGATGCTCAACATTGGCTCGCTTCAGCTGACCAGCGAGTACATGAACATCTGGATGCAGCGGGACGATACCACCGCGGGGACGGGACCCGATCTTCACTTCGACGGCTATTACGTCCAGGCTTCGTACTTTCTCACCGGCGAACACATTCCGATCGATCGCACCGATGGCTCCATCGATCGCATCCGTCCCTTCGAAAACTTCTTCCTGGTCGAACGCTGCTGCGGTGGAATTGGCAGCGGCTGGGGAGCCTGGCAGCTGGCCGGCCGGTACGACTTGCTCGATATCTCCGATCAGGACATTCGCGGCGGCGTCGGTCAGACGGCCACTCTGGGACTGAACTGGTACTGGACGGCCTATTCCCGGATGCAGTTCAACCTGATTTACGGCGATATTCGGGATCACGAGCCCGTGGCGGGCTACACCGGCGGGAATTCGCTCACGGCCGGTGTCCGTTTCGGAGCCGATTTCTAG
- a CDS encoding outer membrane beta-barrel protein: MLLTPKSWKVLSAFLIAAGMSMGTAGSAQAGDCLDSCCEPDCVFTSAGDRLCGRLKSMCGLWSYDDGCVDDLCIDDCCDDLCVDDCVGCCDIEENGWTVGGWAQMGYYTGQNGLFNQFDNRFNFQQNWLYVEKVADGSCGVDFGGRFDIMYGSDAQFTQAFGNTHSRWDWDNGRNIHNGYGWALPQAYGEVAYGDWSVKAGHFYTLLGYEVVPAPDNFFYSHSMTMFNSEAFTHTGVLATHAMSDNVTNYYGWTLGWDTAFDQNSGGSNFLGGSSVALSDNTSLTYITTFGDLGWIGTGYSHSLVLDHTFGCDGRWNYVAQSDYVDATEYGTAASASAYSIGGLGSVEAYGINQYLIYDLTDKVGVGTRFEWWRAGGSDAYSATFGTNIRPMDNLVIRPEVRYYFADNAIANAVNNAAAFDANNNPGDPFDSFIFSVDAILTF, from the coding sequence ATGTTACTGACCCCAAAGAGTTGGAAGGTGCTGAGCGCTTTCCTGATTGCAGCCGGGATGTCGATGGGCACCGCCGGTTCTGCACAGGCTGGCGATTGTCTGGATTCATGCTGTGAGCCAGACTGCGTGTTCACTTCGGCTGGTGATCGCCTCTGCGGTCGGCTCAAGTCGATGTGCGGGCTGTGGAGCTACGACGACGGTTGTGTCGACGATCTCTGCATCGACGACTGCTGCGATGATCTCTGCGTCGACGATTGTGTCGGTTGCTGCGACATCGAAGAAAACGGCTGGACTGTCGGCGGCTGGGCACAGATGGGTTACTACACTGGTCAGAACGGTCTGTTCAACCAGTTCGATAACCGCTTCAACTTCCAGCAGAACTGGCTGTATGTCGAGAAGGTTGCCGATGGCAGCTGCGGCGTCGACTTCGGTGGACGTTTCGACATTATGTACGGTTCGGACGCTCAGTTCACCCAAGCCTTCGGGAATACCCATTCTCGCTGGGACTGGGACAACGGCCGCAACATTCACAACGGATACGGCTGGGCTCTGCCTCAGGCCTACGGTGAAGTCGCTTACGGAGACTGGTCGGTTAAAGCCGGTCACTTCTACACGCTGCTCGGCTACGAAGTTGTTCCGGCTCCGGATAACTTCTTCTACAGCCACTCGATGACGATGTTCAACAGCGAAGCGTTTACCCACACCGGCGTTCTGGCGACACACGCCATGTCCGACAATGTGACCAACTACTACGGTTGGACACTCGGTTGGGACACGGCTTTCGATCAGAACTCGGGCGGCAGCAACTTCCTGGGTGGTTCGAGCGTTGCTCTGAGCGACAACACCTCGCTGACCTACATCACCACCTTCGGTGACCTGGGTTGGATTGGTACCGGTTACAGCCACAGCCTCGTGCTGGATCACACCTTCGGTTGTGACGGTCGCTGGAACTACGTTGCTCAGTCTGACTATGTCGACGCCACCGAATACGGTACCGCCGCTTCGGCCAGTGCCTACTCGATCGGCGGCCTCGGTTCGGTCGAAGCTTACGGCATCAACCAGTACCTGATCTACGATCTGACCGACAAGGTCGGTGTTGGTACCCGCTTCGAATGGTGGCGTGCTGGTGGAAGCGATGCTTACTCGGCAACGTTCGGCACCAACATTCGTCCGATGGACAACCTGGTGATCCGTCCGGAAGTTCGCTACTACTTCGCGGACAACGCCATCGCCAACGCTGTTAACAACGCAGCTGCCTTCGACGCCAACAACAATCCTGGCGACCCGTTCGACAGCTTCATCTTCAGCGTCGACGCCATCCTGACCTTCTAG
- a CDS encoding M16 family metallopeptidase, producing the protein MKFQQTTLSNGLNIVAEVNPNVHSLAFGFFVRTGSRDETDEVSGVSHFLEHMVFKGTDTFSPVDVNRIFDEVGAKYNASTSEEVTLFYAAILPEYLEQTFQLISTILYPTLRDDDFNMEKKVILEEIGMYDDMPTFSAYEKLMHTHFEGHPLSRSILGSVDSITALTAEQMREYHRKHYLAGNITLAVAGNLDWERLTQLAEEYCAHWPAGKSDRSIDEARPPGGLTVLTKAGSIQEHVAQMAPAPPSQSELRFAADILSVIVGDDSNSRLYWELIEPGHAEAAELSYNDYDGSGAYMSFLTCHPDDVEENLAKFTQIYEEINQNGVTEEELEQAKNKVASRIVLRSERPMGRLSSLGSNWVYRQEYRSVEDDLNTLSALTTADVRSLLDQYPLGQLTTVAIGPRETLDI; encoded by the coding sequence ATGAAATTTCAACAGACCACGCTCTCCAACGGCCTCAACATTGTTGCCGAAGTCAATCCGAACGTGCACAGCCTGGCGTTTGGCTTTTTCGTTCGCACCGGATCCCGGGACGAGACCGACGAGGTCAGCGGCGTCAGCCACTTCCTTGAACATATGGTCTTCAAGGGAACCGACACGTTTTCGCCGGTCGATGTGAACCGCATCTTTGACGAGGTCGGCGCCAAGTACAACGCGTCAACCAGCGAAGAAGTCACGCTGTTCTACGCCGCAATTCTGCCGGAGTACCTCGAACAGACCTTCCAGCTCATCTCGACGATCCTCTACCCGACGCTCCGGGATGACGACTTCAATATGGAGAAGAAGGTCATCCTCGAAGAAATCGGCATGTACGACGACATGCCGACCTTCTCTGCGTATGAAAAGCTGATGCACACGCACTTCGAAGGGCATCCCCTCTCCCGCAGCATTCTGGGAAGTGTCGACAGTATCACCGCGTTGACCGCCGAGCAGATGCGGGAATATCACCGCAAGCACTACCTGGCGGGGAACATCACCCTGGCGGTCGCCGGGAATCTCGACTGGGAACGGCTCACTCAACTGGCGGAGGAGTACTGCGCTCACTGGCCAGCGGGTAAGTCGGATCGGTCGATCGACGAAGCACGTCCTCCCGGTGGTCTTACGGTCCTCACCAAGGCAGGATCGATCCAGGAACATGTCGCACAGATGGCTCCCGCTCCGCCGTCGCAGAGCGAACTCCGATTCGCCGCCGACATCCTCTCCGTCATCGTGGGGGACGATTCCAACAGTCGCCTGTACTGGGAACTGATCGAGCCGGGCCATGCCGAAGCAGCCGAACTGAGCTACAACGACTACGATGGCTCCGGAGCCTACATGTCGTTCCTGACCTGCCATCCTGATGATGTCGAAGAGAACCTCGCGAAGTTCACCCAGATCTACGAGGAAATCAACCAGAACGGCGTCACCGAAGAAGAGCTCGAGCAGGCGAAGAACAAAGTCGCTTCGCGGATTGTCCTGCGCAGCGAACGCCCGATGGGACGGCTCTCGTCGCTCGGCAGCAACTGGGTTTACCGGCAGGAATACCGGTCGGTCGAAGATGATCTGAACACACTGAGCGCTCTCACGACGGCTGATGTTCGCTCGCTGCTCGATCAGTACCCGCTGGGGCAGCTGACGACCGTCGCCATCGGCCCGCGCGAAACCCTCGACATCTAA
- a CDS encoding DoxX family protein, giving the protein MALRQQDTLTSVGLLILRVALGGMMLTHGIPKLLKYGELSSSFPDPLGMGSQLSLISAIGAEVVCAGLLILGFATPIVAIPLAFTMLVAFGMIHASDAFAVKEKAALYLAGFVTLIFTGGGRFALYPLVARIFSRKKSTKTKPQKGE; this is encoded by the coding sequence ATGGCACTGCGTCAACAGGACACGCTCACTTCCGTCGGCCTGCTCATTCTCCGCGTCGCCCTTGGCGGGATGATGCTGACTCACGGCATCCCCAAGCTGCTGAAATACGGCGAGCTCTCTTCCTCATTTCCCGATCCCCTGGGAATGGGCAGTCAGCTCAGTCTGATCTCCGCAATCGGAGCCGAGGTTGTTTGTGCCGGCCTGCTGATTCTCGGGTTTGCCACGCCGATTGTCGCCATTCCTCTCGCGTTCACGATGCTCGTCGCCTTCGGAATGATCCACGCCAGCGACGCCTTCGCGGTCAAAGAGAAAGCGGCTCTCTACCTCGCGGGATTTGTTACGCTGATCTTCACCGGCGGCGGCCGATTCGCACTCTACCCGCTCGTGGCCCGGATCTTCTCACGCAAAAAGTCGACAAAGACAAAGCCGCAGAAGGGCGAATAA
- a CDS encoding PIN/TRAM domain-containing protein, with protein sequence MLLSIIRALFICIAAGAFATFVNQQDGMPDVIHNNRFLTFFILMLIAVGVILTDVLIKRKRIEDLSALYFGLLIGVLLSYLLLQAVEPLFAQAFGNAGVTYYHMFSLVMLLSVPYFSISFLMQTKDDFRFIIPYVEFSRELKGGRPLVLDSHALIDGRIAELVETHVVDSQMLVPDFVLEDLQRIADSGDKVRRGRGRRGLDVLSRIQQHPHAEIRIFETSSAKGMSVKHSSHDQSLIDVAKIVSGRIVTNDVNLNKIAGVQNVEVVNLNDVANALKPKYIPGEHVRINLIKEGESYGQGVGYLDDGTMVVCEQGKDLIGQQVDVEVTSVLQNSAGRMIFGKPSGTESNQSGRSHRSADRAERTERPERTERTERS encoded by the coding sequence ATGTTATTGAGCATCATCCGAGCTCTCTTCATATGCATTGCAGCCGGGGCGTTCGCGACGTTCGTGAACCAGCAGGACGGGATGCCGGACGTTATTCACAACAACCGGTTCCTGACCTTCTTCATCCTGATGCTGATTGCCGTCGGTGTCATTTTGACCGATGTGCTGATCAAGCGGAAACGAATCGAGGACCTCTCGGCTCTGTACTTCGGCCTGCTCATTGGGGTGTTGCTCAGTTATCTGCTGCTCCAGGCGGTGGAGCCGCTGTTCGCTCAGGCATTCGGAAATGCCGGGGTGACCTACTACCACATGTTTTCTCTCGTGATGCTGTTATCGGTCCCCTATTTCAGCATCTCGTTCCTGATGCAGACCAAGGACGATTTCCGCTTCATCATCCCTTATGTGGAGTTTTCCCGCGAATTGAAGGGGGGCCGCCCGCTCGTGCTCGACAGTCACGCCCTGATCGACGGCCGCATTGCCGAGCTGGTCGAAACGCACGTCGTCGACTCGCAGATGCTGGTGCCCGACTTTGTGCTCGAAGATCTGCAGCGGATCGCCGACAGTGGCGACAAAGTCCGCCGGGGCCGCGGGCGGCGGGGGCTCGATGTACTCAGCCGTATTCAACAGCACCCGCATGCCGAGATCCGCATCTTCGAAACGAGCTCAGCCAAGGGGATGTCGGTCAAGCATTCTTCGCACGATCAGTCGCTGATTGATGTCGCCAAGATCGTGAGCGGACGCATCGTGACCAACGATGTGAACCTGAACAAGATCGCCGGCGTGCAGAATGTGGAGGTGGTGAACCTCAACGACGTCGCCAACGCCCTCAAACCGAAGTATATTCCCGGCGAGCATGTCCGGATCAATCTCATCAAGGAAGGGGAATCGTACGGCCAGGGAGTTGGCTATCTGGACGACGGCACGATGGTCGTCTGCGAACAGGGCAAGGATCTGATCGGCCAGCAGGTCGATGTCGAAGTGACCAGCGTGCTGCAGAACAGTGCCGGCCGCATGATCTTCGGTAAGCCTTCAGGGACGGAATCGAATCAGTCGGGACGTTCGCATCGGTCTGCGGATCGAGCCGAACGCACAGAGCGGCCCGAACGAACCGAGCGCACTGAACGCAGCTGA